The Sediminicola sp. YIK13 genomic sequence TGTGATCATTGTAGTGCCACATACCAGTTGGGTCGATTTCTTTTTGGGATTGTTGATCCGTAAGGTTTGGAATCAGGAGATCAACTATATCGGCAAAAAAAGTCTTTTTGATTCCCCATTCGGATGGTTCTTTAAATGGACCGGGGGAGCACCTATCGATCGGAGTAAAAGTAATGATACCGTTAAGGCTACCGCCAAAGTTTTTGAAAGTAGGGATGTATTTCGGCTAACCCTGGCCCCAGAAGGAACACGAAAAAAGGTAGCGGAATGGAAGACCGGGTTTTATTATATTGCCAA encodes the following:
- a CDS encoding 1-acyl-sn-glycerol-3-phosphate acyltransferase, giving the protein MQALAKFIYYKLLGWKTVGTFPDVDKCVIIVVPHTSWVDFFLGLLIRKVWNQEINYIGKKSLFDSPFGWFFKWTGGAPIDRSKSNDTVKATAKVFESRDVFRLTLAPEGTRKKVAEWKTGFYYIAKEANVPIVMVAFDFGKKQIKVSQPHFPSGDLEKDLKVYKDFYKGVIGKVPEYSY